The following proteins are encoded in a genomic region of Candidatus Margulisiibacteriota bacterium:
- a CDS encoding DJ-1/PfpI family protein, giving the protein MPKIAIIIAFQRFRDEEFFVPYELFIKEKYQVTVFSSQKGIATGKLGKNFNVEHTIDELNVSGYDAVMFVGGSGGYDYIGNETIKKIIIETVAQNKYLTAICMAPLLLAQSGVMKGKKSTVFYDEKDNIGKYEAIYIDKPVVTDGKIITGNGPAAAKAFAETIISRLHGS; this is encoded by the coding sequence ATGCCTAAAATTGCTATCATTATAGCTTTCCAGCGTTTTAGAGACGAAGAGTTTTTTGTACCTTATGAATTATTTATTAAAGAAAAATATCAGGTAACGGTTTTTTCCTCACAAAAAGGAATAGCTACGGGTAAACTTGGTAAAAACTTTAACGTGGAACACACCATCGATGAACTGAATGTCTCCGGATATGATGCTGTAATGTTTGTGGGGGGGTCCGGTGGTTATGATTATATTGGAAATGAAACAATCAAAAAAATCATTATTGAAACTGTAGCGCAAAACAAATATCTTACTGCTATCTGTATGGCGCCTCTTTTGCTGGCACAAAGCGGTGTTATGAAGGGGAAAAAGTCGACCGTCTTTTATGATGAAAAAGATAACATAGGTAAATATGAAGCAATATATATCGACAAACCTGTCGTCACTGATGGTAAAATAATTACAGGGAATGGGCCGGCCGCCGCCAAAGCTTTTGCTGAAACTATTATAAGCAGGCTTCATGGCTCATAA